One region of Cucurbita pepo subsp. pepo cultivar mu-cu-16 chromosome LG03, ASM280686v2, whole genome shotgun sequence genomic DNA includes:
- the LOC111791881 gene encoding uncharacterized protein LOC111791881 yields the protein MVNPRTDKLLRRTTMVATVTASYFLLTADYGPQPNFLDPIKKFILSTESSIKGFIFGSNNQSQGSQSEKLGSNGVKDNP from the exons ATGGTGAATCCGCGAACAGACAAGTTGCTGAGAAGAACAACTATGGTGGCCACTGTCACTGCTTCATACTTTCTCTTAACCGCCGACTATGGCCCTCAACCCAATTTTCTCGATCCT ATCAAAAAGTTTATACTGTCAACAGAAAGTTCTATTAAGGGTTTCATCTTTGGATCAAATAATCAATCTCAAGGAAGTCAAAGTGAGAAGCTTGGCTCCAATGGTGTCAAGGACAATCCATGA
- the LOC111791880 gene encoding uncharacterized protein LOC111791880 isoform X1 → MSPDNPGEDAGVSGFESQETEPHYEVEELELEVNQIAQRIHHYRSSLSAQLKSSFSLLESSRPLPIGASHLETSASRPDHEDDAYFDRLCQPIIEQVLTFWTYDEQTTTRGEGTVHEEGLETAKKIQLLEDKISSNIILIPTVLKRMKDCISTIDNLASYNGVIHPAFKRKKTS, encoded by the exons ATGTCCCCAGACAATCCCGGTGAAGACGCCGGTGTTTCTGGATTTGAATCCCAAGAAACGGAGCCTCACTATGAGGTTGAAGAGCTGGAGCTTGAAGTGAATCAAATAGCTCAGAGGATTCATCACTACAGATCCTCTCTGTCGGCTCAGCTAAAGTCCTCCTTTTCGTTACTCGAGTCCTCGAGGCCTCTCCCCATTGGAGCCTCGCACCTGGAAACATCTGCTTCTCGTCCGGATCATGAAG ATGATGCATATTTCGATCGATTATGCCAACCTATTATCGAGCAAGTATTAACTTTTTGGACTT ATGATGAACAAACCACCACAAGAGGTGAAGGCACAGTTCATGAAGAGGGATTAGAAACTGCGAAGAAGATACAGTTGCTTGAAGATAAAATATCAAGTAATATCATCCTGATCCCTACAGTTCTTAAGAGGATGAAAGACTGTATTTCAACTATTGACAATTTGGCTTCTTATAATGGGGTCATTCATCCTgcattcaaaaggaaaaaaactaGCTGA
- the LOC111791880 gene encoding uncharacterized protein LOC111791880 isoform X2, translating to MSPDNPGEDAGVSGFESQETEPHYEVEELELEVNQIAQRIHHYRSSLSAQLKSSFSLLESSRPLPIGASHLETSASRPDHEDDEQTTTRGEGTVHEEGLETAKKIQLLEDKISSNIILIPTVLKRMKDCISTIDNLASYNGVIHPAFKRKKTS from the exons ATGTCCCCAGACAATCCCGGTGAAGACGCCGGTGTTTCTGGATTTGAATCCCAAGAAACGGAGCCTCACTATGAGGTTGAAGAGCTGGAGCTTGAAGTGAATCAAATAGCTCAGAGGATTCATCACTACAGATCCTCTCTGTCGGCTCAGCTAAAGTCCTCCTTTTCGTTACTCGAGTCCTCGAGGCCTCTCCCCATTGGAGCCTCGCACCTGGAAACATCTGCTTCTCGTCCGGATCATGAAG ATGATGAACAAACCACCACAAGAGGTGAAGGCACAGTTCATGAAGAGGGATTAGAAACTGCGAAGAAGATACAGTTGCTTGAAGATAAAATATCAAGTAATATCATCCTGATCCCTACAGTTCTTAAGAGGATGAAAGACTGTATTTCAACTATTGACAATTTGGCTTCTTATAATGGGGTCATTCATCCTgcattcaaaaggaaaaaaactaGCTGA
- the LOC111789765 gene encoding F-box/kelch-repeat protein SKIP4 — protein MDSVLGPSGLEELVPPTGRSLIPGLPDDIVLSILSRVPRKYHHNLKSVSKRWKDLVNSEEWYSCREKNDLAETWIYALCRDKSEQVSCYVLDLNSSKRRWKQMKSLPSCSFKRKGMGFEAMGRKLYLLGGCSWSEDATDEVYCYDTSTNSWSSVAPLSSARCYFACEVLNEKLYAIGGLCSNSGDRHSWDIYDPCTNKWEPCLDITNIPNEIEGSIVMDGKIYIRQRSVDSQAYALVYDPSSGTWEHSDSEMVSGWRGPAVIVDKTLYVLDQSSGTRLMMWNNEVKEWIPVGRFSALLTRPPCQLVAVGKRIVVVGKGLSSVIFNVDNARTMEGLMVSSSIPRLDSDVDVLSCKCVTI, from the exons ATGGACAGTGTTTTAGGTCCAAGTGGTCTTGAAGAATTGGTCCCACCGACAGGGCGATCGCTGATACCTGGGCTGCCAGATGACATTGTTCTTTCCATCCTCTCAAGGGTTCCTCGAAAATACCATCATAATCTGAAATCTGTCTCAAAGAGATGGAAGGATCTTGTGAACAGCGAAGAGTGGTATTCATGCCGTGAAAAGAATGATCTTGCTGAGACTTGGATATATGCTTTGTGTAGAGACAAGTCTGAACAAGTTTCGTGTTATGTGTTGGATCTTAACTCGTCAAAAAGGCGTTGGAAACAGATGAAAAGTTTACCATCTTGCAGCTTTAAGAGGAAGGGTATGGGGTTTGAAGCAATGGGAAGGAAGCTCTACTTATTAGGTGGTTGCAGTTGGTCTGAAGATGCTACTGATGAAGTTTACTGCTATGATACTTCCACAAATAGCTGGAGTTCAGTTGCGCCATTGTCATCTGCTAG GTGCTACTTTGCTTGTGAAGTCTTAAATGAAAAGCTTTATGCCATTGGGGGCTTATGTTCCAATTCAGGTGATCGACATTCTTGGGACATATATGACCCATGCACCAACAAATGGGAACCTTGCTTGGACATTACAAATATTCCGAACGAAATTGAAGGTTCGATTGTGATGGATGGAAAGATTTATATCCGTCAACGTTCTGTGGACTCTCAAGCTTATGCTCTGGTTTACGACCCATCGAGTGGAACGTGGGAGCACAGTGACTCAGAAATGGTTTCGGGATGGCGAGGTCCAGCGGTTATTGTAGACAAAACTCTTTATGTTTTGGATCAAAGTTCTGGAACCAGATTGATGATGTGGAACAATGAAGTCAAGGAATGGATTCCAGTGGGGAGATTTTCTGCCCTTCTAACGAGACCGCCATGTCAACTCGTCGCTGTCGGGAAAAGAATCGTCGTCGTGGGGAAGGGACTCAGCAGCGTCATCTTTAATGTGGACAACGCAAGGACTATGGAAGGGTTGATGGTGAGTTCCTCTATACCAAGATTAGATTCTGATGTTGATGTACTTTCCTGTAAATGTGTAACAATTTAA
- the LOC111791647 gene encoding uncharacterized protein LOC111791647, with protein MNLQSVIEFLGCVPLLQKLPSSSLRAVAEVAVVKHYESGDYVLREGETGAGIYFIWEGEAEVHGCGDADGENRPEFQLKRYDYFDSGTSRSVQEPDIVALSKLTCLVLPREHYSLLNPMSIWNADRTRDTFAVVEKILQLEPLEANTFQGITLPEAPKFGKVFGGQLVGQALAAASKTVDSLKFVHSLHAYFLLVGDCDMPIIYQVHRMRDGNSFSTRKVDAIQKGNIIFTLLASFQTEEEGFDHQIPKMPSVPSPDKLVSMEDLRKRRLTNPSLPRTYRNKVASKTFIPWPIDLRFCEPNNATDQTKSPPSLKYWFRAKGTLSDDQALHRCVVAYTSDLMFLSAGLNPHRRKGLRATSVSLDHSVWFHRPLRADDWLLFVMHAPTAYSTRCFIKGEMFNQKGELVVSLTQEGVIRKARAPKSSPASKL; from the exons ATGAACCTACAATCAG tGATTGAGTTTCTTGGATGTGTTCCGCTGCTACAGAAGCTGCCTAGTTCGTCTCTAAGGGCAGTGGCTGAAGTGGCCGTCGTCAAGCACTACG AGAGTGGAGATTACGTTCTTCGTGAGGGTGAAACAGGAGCTGGAATCTATTTCATATGGGAGGGAGAG GCCGAAGTACATGGTTGCGGTGATGCAGATGGAGAAAATCGTCCAGAATTTCAGTTAAAGCGTTATGACTATTTTGATAgtg GAACCTCAAGATCTGTACAGGAACCTGATATAGTTGCTTTGTCTAAG CTAACATGTTTGGTCCTACCTCGGGAACATTATTCATTGTTAAATCCAATGTCCATCTGGAATGCTGACAGAACTCGTGATACATTTGCAGTTGTTGAGAAAATACTGCAGTTAGAGCCTCTGGAA GCGAATACATTCCAAGGGATTACTTTACCCGAGGCTCCAAAATTTGGAAAGGTTTTTGGTGGGCAGCTAGTTGGTCAg GCACTGGCAGCAGCGTCAAAAACTGTTGATTCTCTCAAGTTTGTTCATAGTTTGCATGCATATTTTCTTCTGGTTGGGGATTGTGATA TGCCGATTATATATCAAGTTCACCGTATGCGTGATGGAAACAGCTTTTCTACCCGGAAAGTGGATGCAATACAGAAAGGAAATATCATTTTTACATTGCTCGCTTCATTTCAA acagaagaagaaggcttCGACCACCAGATTCCAAAAATGCCATCTGTGCCATCTCCAGATAAG CTTGTATCAATGGAAGACTTGCGTAAGAGACGCCTTACAAATCCATCTCTTCCTAG GACTTACCGTAACAAGGTAGCTTCCAAGACGTTTATTCCTTGGCCAATTGATCTACGATTTTGTGAGCCTAATAATGCAACGGACCAGACCAAATCTCCTCCCAG TTTGAAGTATTGGTTTAGAGCAAAAGGAACACTATCAGATGATCAAGCCTTGCACAG GTGTGTAGTAGCATACACTTCTGATCTGATGTTTCTTTCAGCAGGCTTGAATCCCCATCGTAGGAAGGGTTTGAGGGCAACTTCCGTGAGCTTGGATCACTC GGTGTGGTTTCACCGACCTTTAAGAGCTGACGACTGGCTGCTATTTGTG ATGCACGCGCCTACTGCCTACAGCACGCGCTGTTTCATTAAGGGCGAGATGTTCAACCAAAAGGGCGAG CTCGTCGTCTCGTTGACTCAAGAAGGCGTTATTCGGAAGGCGAGAGCGCCCAAGTCGTCTCCAGCCTCAAAGCTATGA
- the LOC111791648 gene encoding uncharacterized protein LOC111791648 isoform X4, which yields MQGNLSGSRAYYVMVECGNHEHRTRVSSGLSLCSVDTGKHEKVCWNEKFSFELPSSDWKNITHIKFRIMQTKFLSNESVGAIVIYLGGIISEGYERGFIEVRPAPYNVVLEEDDTYKGEIKIGFKFFTKEEIVQMEAREFIADVKQERKPIYGKVMNLWTNVWLKLLCLFGYKNFSSGRKQQ from the exons ATGCAGGGAAATTTATCAG GTTCCCGGGCATATTATGTGATGGTAGAATGTGGAAATCATGAACATAGAACAAGAGTATCATCAG GGCTTTCACTATGTTCTGTGGACACAGGTAAACATGAGAAGGTTTGTTGGAATGAGAAGTTTTCATTCGAACTCCCTTCATCTGATTGGAAGAACATAACTCATATCAAGTTCAGAATCATGCAAACAAAATTTCTGAGCAATGAATCTGTTGGTGCAATAGT AATCTACCTTGGTGGAATAATTTCAGAGGGATACGAAAGAGGATTCATAGAAGTTCGGCCAGCTCCATACAACGTCGTGCTCGAGGAGGACGACACTTACAAAGGAGAAATAAAGATAGGATTCAAATTTTTCACCAAA GAAGAAATAGTTCAGATGGAAGCAAGAGAGTTCATTGCAGATGTGAAGCAGGAAAGGAAACCGATCTACGGCAAGGTTATGAACTTGTGGACAAATGTATGGTTAAAGTTATTGTGCCTCTTTGGCTACAAGAATTTTTCCAGTGGTCGAAAACAACAGTGa
- the LOC111791648 gene encoding uncharacterized protein LOC111791648 isoform X5 has product MQGNLSGSRAYYVMVECGNHEHRTRVSSGKHEKVCWNEKFSFELPSSDWKNITHIKFRIMQTKFLSNESVGAIVIYLGGIISEGYERGFIEVRPAPYNVVLEEDDTYKGEIKIGFKFFTKEEIVQMEAREFIADVKQERKPIYGKVMNLWTNVWLKLLCLFGYKNFSSGRKQQ; this is encoded by the exons ATGCAGGGAAATTTATCAG GTTCCCGGGCATATTATGTGATGGTAGAATGTGGAAATCATGAACATAGAACAAGAGTATCATCAG GTAAACATGAGAAGGTTTGTTGGAATGAGAAGTTTTCATTCGAACTCCCTTCATCTGATTGGAAGAACATAACTCATATCAAGTTCAGAATCATGCAAACAAAATTTCTGAGCAATGAATCTGTTGGTGCAATAGT AATCTACCTTGGTGGAATAATTTCAGAGGGATACGAAAGAGGATTCATAGAAGTTCGGCCAGCTCCATACAACGTCGTGCTCGAGGAGGACGACACTTACAAAGGAGAAATAAAGATAGGATTCAAATTTTTCACCAAA GAAGAAATAGTTCAGATGGAAGCAAGAGAGTTCATTGCAGATGTGAAGCAGGAAAGGAAACCGATCTACGGCAAGGTTATGAACTTGTGGACAAATGTATGGTTAAAGTTATTGTGCCTCTTTGGCTACAAGAATTTTTCCAGTGGTCGAAAACAACAGTGa
- the LOC111791648 gene encoding uncharacterized protein LOC111791648 isoform X1, whose translation MELMVLVVFYLLETSPLHNITYLFMLLLLQPIQYVKFMKGGILEVFLVNARDIKHTNLFGSRAYYVMVECGNHEHRTRVSSGLSLCSVDTGKHEKVCWNEKFSFELPSSDWKNITHIKFRIMQTKFLSNESVGAIVIYLGGIISEGYERGFIEVRPAPYNVVLEEDDTYKGEIKIGFKFFTKEEIVQMEAREFIADVKQERKPIYGKVMNLWTNVWLKLLCLFGYKNFSSGRKQQ comes from the exons ATGGAATTGATGGTCTTGgtagttttttatttacttgaaACATCACCACTCCATAACATAACCTATCTATTTATGCTCTTGCTACTTCAACCTATCCAATACGTAAAATTCATGAAGGGTGGGATTCTTGAAGTGTTTCTTGTCAATGCCAGAGACATCAAACACACCAATCTGTTTG GTTCCCGGGCATATTATGTGATGGTAGAATGTGGAAATCATGAACATAGAACAAGAGTATCATCAG GGCTTTCACTATGTTCTGTGGACACAGGTAAACATGAGAAGGTTTGTTGGAATGAGAAGTTTTCATTCGAACTCCCTTCATCTGATTGGAAGAACATAACTCATATCAAGTTCAGAATCATGCAAACAAAATTTCTGAGCAATGAATCTGTTGGTGCAATAGT AATCTACCTTGGTGGAATAATTTCAGAGGGATACGAAAGAGGATTCATAGAAGTTCGGCCAGCTCCATACAACGTCGTGCTCGAGGAGGACGACACTTACAAAGGAGAAATAAAGATAGGATTCAAATTTTTCACCAAA GAAGAAATAGTTCAGATGGAAGCAAGAGAGTTCATTGCAGATGTGAAGCAGGAAAGGAAACCGATCTACGGCAAGGTTATGAACTTGTGGACAAATGTATGGTTAAAGTTATTGTGCCTCTTTGGCTACAAGAATTTTTCCAGTGGTCGAAAACAACAGTGa
- the LOC111791648 gene encoding uncharacterized protein LOC111791648 isoform X2 has translation MELMVLVVFYLLETSPLHNITYLFMLLLLQPIQYVKFMKGGILEVFLVNARDIKHTNLFGSRAYYVMVECGNHEHRTRVSSGKHEKVCWNEKFSFELPSSDWKNITHIKFRIMQTKFLSNESVGAIVIYLGGIISEGYERGFIEVRPAPYNVVLEEDDTYKGEIKIGFKFFTKEEIVQMEAREFIADVKQERKPIYGKVMNLWTNVWLKLLCLFGYKNFSSGRKQQ, from the exons ATGGAATTGATGGTCTTGgtagttttttatttacttgaaACATCACCACTCCATAACATAACCTATCTATTTATGCTCTTGCTACTTCAACCTATCCAATACGTAAAATTCATGAAGGGTGGGATTCTTGAAGTGTTTCTTGTCAATGCCAGAGACATCAAACACACCAATCTGTTTG GTTCCCGGGCATATTATGTGATGGTAGAATGTGGAAATCATGAACATAGAACAAGAGTATCATCAG GTAAACATGAGAAGGTTTGTTGGAATGAGAAGTTTTCATTCGAACTCCCTTCATCTGATTGGAAGAACATAACTCATATCAAGTTCAGAATCATGCAAACAAAATTTCTGAGCAATGAATCTGTTGGTGCAATAGT AATCTACCTTGGTGGAATAATTTCAGAGGGATACGAAAGAGGATTCATAGAAGTTCGGCCAGCTCCATACAACGTCGTGCTCGAGGAGGACGACACTTACAAAGGAGAAATAAAGATAGGATTCAAATTTTTCACCAAA GAAGAAATAGTTCAGATGGAAGCAAGAGAGTTCATTGCAGATGTGAAGCAGGAAAGGAAACCGATCTACGGCAAGGTTATGAACTTGTGGACAAATGTATGGTTAAAGTTATTGTGCCTCTTTGGCTACAAGAATTTTTCCAGTGGTCGAAAACAACAGTGa
- the LOC111791648 gene encoding uncharacterized protein LOC111791648 isoform X3 produces MIISVLFICSDLLLVLGSRAYYVMVECGNHEHRTRVSSGLSLCSVDTGKHEKVCWNEKFSFELPSSDWKNITHIKFRIMQTKFLSNESVGAIVIYLGGIISEGYERGFIEVRPAPYNVVLEEDDTYKGEIKIGFKFFTKEEIVQMEAREFIADVKQERKPIYGKVMNLWTNVWLKLLCLFGYKNFSSGRKQQ; encoded by the exons ATGATTATTAGCGTCTTATTCATATGCTCAGATTTGCTTCTCGTTTTAGGTTCCCGGGCATATTATGTGATGGTAGAATGTGGAAATCATGAACATAGAACAAGAGTATCATCAG GGCTTTCACTATGTTCTGTGGACACAGGTAAACATGAGAAGGTTTGTTGGAATGAGAAGTTTTCATTCGAACTCCCTTCATCTGATTGGAAGAACATAACTCATATCAAGTTCAGAATCATGCAAACAAAATTTCTGAGCAATGAATCTGTTGGTGCAATAGT AATCTACCTTGGTGGAATAATTTCAGAGGGATACGAAAGAGGATTCATAGAAGTTCGGCCAGCTCCATACAACGTCGTGCTCGAGGAGGACGACACTTACAAAGGAGAAATAAAGATAGGATTCAAATTTTTCACCAAA GAAGAAATAGTTCAGATGGAAGCAAGAGAGTTCATTGCAGATGTGAAGCAGGAAAGGAAACCGATCTACGGCAAGGTTATGAACTTGTGGACAAATGTATGGTTAAAGTTATTGTGCCTCTTTGGCTACAAGAATTTTTCCAGTGGTCGAAAACAACAGTGa
- the LOC111791648 gene encoding uncharacterized protein LOC111791648 isoform X6, producing the protein MVECGNHEHRTRVSSGLSLCSVDTGKHEKVCWNEKFSFELPSSDWKNITHIKFRIMQTKFLSNESVGAIVIYLGGIISEGYERGFIEVRPAPYNVVLEEDDTYKGEIKIGFKFFTKEEIVQMEAREFIADVKQERKPIYGKVMNLWTNVWLKLLCLFGYKNFSSGRKQQ; encoded by the exons ATGGTAGAATGTGGAAATCATGAACATAGAACAAGAGTATCATCAG GGCTTTCACTATGTTCTGTGGACACAGGTAAACATGAGAAGGTTTGTTGGAATGAGAAGTTTTCATTCGAACTCCCTTCATCTGATTGGAAGAACATAACTCATATCAAGTTCAGAATCATGCAAACAAAATTTCTGAGCAATGAATCTGTTGGTGCAATAGT AATCTACCTTGGTGGAATAATTTCAGAGGGATACGAAAGAGGATTCATAGAAGTTCGGCCAGCTCCATACAACGTCGTGCTCGAGGAGGACGACACTTACAAAGGAGAAATAAAGATAGGATTCAAATTTTTCACCAAA GAAGAAATAGTTCAGATGGAAGCAAGAGAGTTCATTGCAGATGTGAAGCAGGAAAGGAAACCGATCTACGGCAAGGTTATGAACTTGTGGACAAATGTATGGTTAAAGTTATTGTGCCTCTTTGGCTACAAGAATTTTTCCAGTGGTCGAAAACAACAGTGa
- the LOC111791648 gene encoding uncharacterized protein LOC111791648 isoform X7 — protein sequence MVECGNHEHRTRVSSGKHEKVCWNEKFSFELPSSDWKNITHIKFRIMQTKFLSNESVGAIVIYLGGIISEGYERGFIEVRPAPYNVVLEEDDTYKGEIKIGFKFFTKEEIVQMEAREFIADVKQERKPIYGKVMNLWTNVWLKLLCLFGYKNFSSGRKQQ from the exons ATGGTAGAATGTGGAAATCATGAACATAGAACAAGAGTATCATCAG GTAAACATGAGAAGGTTTGTTGGAATGAGAAGTTTTCATTCGAACTCCCTTCATCTGATTGGAAGAACATAACTCATATCAAGTTCAGAATCATGCAAACAAAATTTCTGAGCAATGAATCTGTTGGTGCAATAGT AATCTACCTTGGTGGAATAATTTCAGAGGGATACGAAAGAGGATTCATAGAAGTTCGGCCAGCTCCATACAACGTCGTGCTCGAGGAGGACGACACTTACAAAGGAGAAATAAAGATAGGATTCAAATTTTTCACCAAA GAAGAAATAGTTCAGATGGAAGCAAGAGAGTTCATTGCAGATGTGAAGCAGGAAAGGAAACCGATCTACGGCAAGGTTATGAACTTGTGGACAAATGTATGGTTAAAGTTATTGTGCCTCTTTGGCTACAAGAATTTTTCCAGTGGTCGAAAACAACAGTGa